A window of the Brassica napus cultivar Da-Ae chromosome C5, Da-Ae, whole genome shotgun sequence genome harbors these coding sequences:
- the LOC106397096 gene encoding plant intracellular Ras-group-related LRR protein 6 — protein MDRILKAARTSGSLNLSNRSLREVPTEVYQCLETTGEGENWWEAVDLQKLILAHNEIEVLREDLKNLACLVVLNVSHNKLSQLPAAIGELTAMKSLDVSFNSISELPEQISSATSLVKLDCSSNRLKELPESLGRCLDLSDLKASNNQISSLHEDMANCSKLSKLDVEGNKLTALSERQIASWTMLTELNASKNMLVDLPQNIGSLSRLIRLDLHQNKISSIPPSIGGCSSLVEFYLGMNSLSTLPAEIGDLSRLGTLDLRSNQLKEYPVGGCKLKLSYLDLSNNSLTGLHPELGNMTTLKKLVLVGNPLRTLRSTLVNGPTAALLKYLRSRLSNGEETSASTPSKENVIASAARMSISTKELSLEGLNLTAVPSQVWESGEITKVNLSKNSIEELPAQLSSSASLQTLILSRNKIKDWPGEILKSLPALVCLKLDNNLLKQISLDGFQTVSGLQILDLSGNPASLGTGVHPKFSFLPQLQELYLSRVQLSEVPEDILNLSNLLILDLSQNLLQSIPKDIKKMTSLKHLDISNNNISSLPPELGLLEPTLEVLRLDGNPLRSIRRPILERGTKAVLNYLKDRIPV, from the exons ATGGATCGGATTCTGAAGGCAGCTCGAACATCCGGTTCGCTCAACCTTTCCAATCGATCTCTCCG GGAGGTACCTACAGAGGTGTATCAATGTCTGGAAACAACCGGAGAAGGAGAAAACTGGTGGGAG GCGGTTGATTTACAGAAGCTTATTTTGGCACATAACGAAATTGAGGTTTTAAGAGAAGATCTTAAGAACCTTGCTTGTTTGGTTGTGTTAAATGTCAGTCACAACAAACTGTCTCAACTTCCTGCTGCCATTGGGGA GCTTACGGCGATGAAGTCGTTGGATGTGTCCTTCAACTCCATCTCAGAACTTCCTGAGCAAATTAGTTCTGCAACTTCTCTTGTCAA GCTTGACTGTTCAAGCAATCGGCTTAAAGAACTTCCAGAATCTCTTGGAAGATGCTTAGACTTATCTGATTTGAAG GCCTCAAATAATCAAATTTCCAGTTTGCATGAAGACATGGCCAACTGTTCCAAATTATCCAAGCTGGATGTGGAG GGAAACAAGCTCACTGCTCTCTCTGAGAGACAGATAGCATCGTGGACCATGCTTACAGAGCTTAATGCAT CTAAGAATATGTTGGTTGATTTGCCACAAAATATCGGAAGCCTTTCACGTCTTATCCGGCTTGACCTTCATCAGAACA AAATCTCGTCTATCCCACCATCAATAGGCGGTTGCTCTTCTCTTGTGGAGTTCTATTTGGG AATGAACTCACTATCGACATTACCAGCAGAGATTGGAGATCTATCACGTCTAGGAACACTTGATCTTCGTTCTAATCAG CTCAAGGAATATCCAGTTGGAGGATGTAAATTGAAGCTCTCGTACCTTGATCTCTCAAATAATTCATTGACAGGATTGCATCCTGAGCTCG GAAACATGACTACTCTGAAAAAGCTTGTGCTTGTTGGCAATCCTTTGAGAACCCTTAGAAG CACGTTAGTAAATGGTCCTACAGCTGCTCTATTAAAGTATCTTAGGAGCCGTCTATCTAATGGTGAAG AAACTAGTGCAAGCACTCCGTCCAAGGAAAACGTAATTGCTTCAGCAGCGCGTATGTCCATATCTACAAAG GAACTTTCTCTGGAAGGTCTCAACTTGACTGCTGTCCCTTCACAAGTTTGGGAGTCTGGTGAAATCACGAAAGTTAATCTTTCTAAGAACTCTATCGAGGAATTGCCTGCTCAGCTTTCTTCATCTGCTTCCCTTCAG ACTTTGATTTTGTCAAGGAACAAAATTAAAGACTGGCCCGGTGAAATCTTGAAGTCACTTCCTGCTCTTGTGTGCTTGAAGTTAGATAACAATCTCCTGAAACAG ATTTCACTGGATGGGTTTCAAACAGTCTCTGGGCTTCAGATTCTCGACCTAAGTGGTAATCCAGCTTCCTTGGGCACCGGAGTGCATCCCAAGTTTTCCTTCTTGCCACAACTACAAGAGCTTTATTTGAG CCGAGTCCAGCTGTCTGAAGTCCCTGAAGATATCCTCAACTTATCTAACCTGCTTATCCTTGACCTGAGCCAGAATTTACTTCAATCGATTCCCAAG GATATCAAGAAGATGACTTCACTCAAACATCTGGACATATCCAACAACAACATTTCAAGTCTTCCTCCAGAACTG GGTTTGCTTGAGCCAACACTTGAGGTTCTAAGGCTTGATGGGAACCCATTAAGAAG CATCCGGAGACCAATCCTAGAAAGAGGAACAAAAGCGGTTTTGAACTACCTGAAAGACAGAATTCCAGTTTAG
- the LOC106401338 gene encoding ultraviolet-B receptor UVR8-like: MAGGNWIVSFEDLPCHLILEVLTSGRLNAFDLLSLQLTSKKVFGGSCFGLYPLKFRSLADYAASQLCSVHPVYVGMGLPTQKELFANCEGNWKRLLRFLQSVEQSSDMVETSAGNMQVTTGRYHTLLINNSKVYSCGSSLSGVLAHGPETTQCVAFTPVEFPFSAQVAQVSATQNHSAFVLQSGEVLTCGDNSSHCCGHLDISRPIFRPKLVEALKGTPCKQVAAGLHFTVFLSREGRVFTCGSNTHGQLGHGDTLDRPVPKAVEFLQSVGPVVQISTGPSYVLAVTQDGSVYSFGSGSSFCLGHGEQQDEHQPRVIQAFKRKGIHILRVSAGDEHAVALDSIGRVYTWGKGYCGALGHGDENDKITPQVLVSLNNCLAVQVCARKRKTFVLVEGGLLYGFGWMGFGSLGFPDRGVSDKVLRPRVLECLKQHRVCQVSTGLYHTIVVTQGGRIFGFGDNERAQLGHDSLRGCLEPTEIFLHCGRSRSRLC; the protein is encoded by the exons ATGGCTGGCGGAAACTGGATTGTTTCGTTTGAGGATCTTCCTTGTCATTTGATCTTGGAGGTGTTGACATCTGGAAGGCTCAATGCGTTTGATCTGCTCAGCTTACAGCTGACCTCGAAGAAGGTCTTCGGAGGGAGCTGCTTTGGATTGTACCCTTTGAAGTTCAGGTCGCTAGCTGATTACGCGGCGTCTCAGCTTTGCTCTGTGCATCCTGTCTATGTGGGAATGGGTTTGCCTACGCAGAAGGAGCTTTTCGCTAACTGTGAGGGGAACTGGAAGAGGCTTTTGAGGTTCTTGCAGTCTGTTGAGCAATCCTCGGATATGGTTGAAACCTCTGCAGGCAAT ATGCAAGTAACAACAGGAAGGTATCACACGTTGCTAATCAACAACTCAAAGGTTTACTCTTGTGGGTCAAGTTTGTCTGGTGTTCTTGCTCATGGACCAGAAACTACTCAATGCGTTGCGTTTACGCCTGTGGAGTTCCCCTTCTCTGCTCAAGTGGCTCAAGTCTCTGCCACACAGAACCATTCTGCTTTTGTGTTGCAATCTGGAGAG GTTCTCACATGTGGGGATAATTCATCGCATTGCTGTGGTCACTTAGATATAAGCCGCCCAATATTTAGGCCTAAGCTTGTTGAGGCTTTGAAGGGAACTCCTTGTAAGCAG GTTGCTGCAGGGCTTCACTTCACTGTGTTTCTATCAAGGGAAGGTAGAGTTTTTACTTGTGGatcaaacacacacggacagcttgGTCATGGCGATACCTTGGACAGACCAGTACCCAAAGCTGTTGAGTTTCTTCAAAGCGTTGGCCCTGTGGTGCAAATCTCAACGGGGCCGAGCTATGTTTTAGCTGTAACACAAGATGGCTCGGTTTACTCGTTTGGCTCTGGATCTAGTTTCTGTCTTGGTCATGGAGAGCAGCAGGACGAGCACCAGCCGCGTGTCATTCAGGCTTTTAAAAGAAAAGGTATCCATATACTCCGTGTCTCTGCAGGGGATGAACACGCCGTGGCACTTGATTCCATTGGCCGT GTATACACATGGGGTAAAGGTTACTGTGGTGCTCTAGGCCATGGAGATGAAAACGACAAGATCACTCCTCAAGTTTTAGTCAGTCTCAACAACTGCCTCGCTGTCCAG GTGTGTGCAAGAAAGAGGAAAACTTTTGTATTAGTGGAAGGTGGATTGTTGTATGGTTTTGGGTGGATGGGATTTGGAAGCCTAGGGTTCCCTGACAGAGGAGTTTCAGACAAAGTCCTGAGGCCAAGAGTGTTGGAGTGTCTGAAACAACACCGTGTGTGTCAAGTAAGCACAGGTTTGTATCACACCATTGTGGTGACTCAAGGTGGTCGCATATTCGGGTTTGGGGATAACGAAAGAGCTCAGCTTGGTCACGACTCGCTCCGTGGCTGCTTGGAACCTACCGAGATCTTTCTTCATTGTGGCCGTTCTCGTAGCCGACTTTGTTGA
- the LOC106397695 gene encoding RNA polymerase II degradation factor 1-like: MAKGHQGRCFGFVLLLCFFSSTLARRVLKDLSMMEARKLEMNHVVKPGMVSLSVQDHEMFNVESEHKVKPDHKLQSMPGEPEEPEDKIMPDCKMQSMPGEPEEPEDKIMPDHKLQSMPGEPEEPEDKIMPDHMLQSMPGEPEEPEDKVMPDHKLQSMPGEPEEPEDKIMPDYKLQSMPGEPEEPDDKIMPDRKMQSMPGEPEEPEDKIMPDHMLRSMPGEPEEPEDKIMPDHRLQSMPGEPEEPEDKIMPDRKMQSMPGEPEEPEDKIMPDHMLWSMPGEPEEPEDKIMPDHMLRSMPGEPEEPEDKVMPDHELQPMWGELEEPDPKTMLDHKEKPDHKVQSLASEPEDPDQTVKPMGYGEGRGYGSGGGYGEGIGSSGGSGYGEGIGSSGGSGYGEGRGSGSGQPNCGPVFGAPGSGYGEGIGQGSGSGEGIGIGIGGGSSGSVPSVVVPSISIPPITVPGTQIPGFVIPGVRVNPGYGSGGCQTGGCTPSVPYYRPPIYQQPPSCSHCAPFVSGQDKHMSDKGTVAEEALAPTSNEMLV, encoded by the coding sequence atggcAAAGGGACACCAAGGCAGATGCTTTGGATTCGTTCTCTTACTATGCTTCTTTAGTTCAACTTTGGCACGCAGGGTTCTCAAGGATCTCTCAATGATGGAGGCAAGAAAGCTAGAGATGAACCATGTTGTGAAGCCTGGGATGGTTAGTTTGAGCGTGCAAGATCATGAGATGTTCAATGTAGAATCTGAGCACAAAGTGAAGCCTGACCATAAGCTGCAGTCCATGCCGGGTGAACCGGAAGAGCCTGAGGACAAGATCATGCCTGATTGCAAAATGCAATCCATGCCGGGTGAACCAGAGGAGCCTGAGGACAAGATCATGCCTGATCATAAACTCCAGTCGATGCCGGGTGAACCAGAAGAGCCTGAGGACAAGATCATGCCTGACCATATGCTGCAGTCCATGCCGGGTGAACCAGAGGAGCCTGAGGACAAGGTCATGCCTGATCATAAACTCCAGTCCATGCCGGGTGAACCAGAAGAACCTGAGGACAAGATCATGCCTGATTATAAACTCCAGTCCATGCCGGGTGAACCGGAAGAGCCTGATGACAAGATCATGCCTGATCGCAAAATGCAATCCATGCCAGGTGAACCAGAGGAGCCTGAGGACAAGATCATGCCTGATCATATGCTGCGGTCCATGCCGGGTGAACCAGAGGAGCCTGAGGACAAGATCATGCCTGATCATAGACTCCAGTCCATGCCGGGTGAACCGGAAGAGCCTGAGGACAAGATCATGCCTGATCGCAAAATGCAATCCATGCCAGGTGAACCAGAGGAGCCTGAGGACAAGATCATGCCTGATCATATGCTGTGGTCCATGCCGGGTGAACCAGAGGAGCCTGAGGACAAGATCATGCCTGACCATATGCTGCGGTCCATGCCAGGTGAACCAGAGGAGCCTGAGGACAAGGTCATGCCTGATCATGAACTGCAACCCATGTGGGGTGAGCTAGAAGAACCTGATCCTAAAACTATGCTCGATCACAAAGAAAAGCCTGATCATAAAGTGCAGTCCCTGGCGAGTGAACCAGAAGATCCTGACCAAACAGTTAAGCCTATGGGGTATGGTGAAGGTAGGGGCTATGGAAGTGGCGGTGGATATGGAGAAGGCATTGGCTCAAGCGGAGGCAGTGGATATGGAGAAGGCATTGGCTCCAGTGGAGGCAGTGGCTATGGAGAAGGAAGAGGATCCGGGTCTGGCCAACCGAACTGTGGTCCTGTCTTTGGAGCTCCAGGTAGTGGATACGGTGAAGGCATTGGACAAGGTAGTGGTTCAGGAGAAGGGATTGGTATCGGTATAGGAGGTGGCTCTAGTGGTAGTGTACCAAGTGTAGTTGTCCCAAGCATATCAATCCCTCCCATAACGGTTCCAGGCACACAGATTCCCGGTTTTGTGATTCCAGGGGTCAGGGTTAATCCTGGTTATGGTTCCGGGGGATGCCAAACCGGTGGTTGCACCCCAAGCGTACCTTATTACCGCCCTCCTATATACCAACAACCACCAAGCTGTTCCCATTGTGCACCTTTCGTTTCAGGACAAGACAAGCACATGTCAGACAAAGGAACCGTGGCTGAAGAAGCTCTTGCACCCACTTCAAACGAGATGCTCGTCTAA
- the LOC106397696 gene encoding uncharacterized protein LOC106397696, producing MMGSRGIISDKWSMRILWGCALGSAVGLYMVAVERQTQNRARALAEGLRAAESQAGDA from the exons ATGATGGGGTCGAGAGGAATAATCAGCGATAAGTGGTCAATGAGGATTCTCTGGGGCTGTGCACTCGGAAGTGCAGTCG GTTTATACATGGTTGCTGTAGAAAGACAAACCCAGAACAGAGCACGTGCTTTGGCTGAAGGTTTGAGAGCTGCTGAATCACAAGCTGGTGATGCCTGA
- the LOC106401143 gene encoding putative nuclear RNA export factor SDE5 isoform X2: protein MSMLGSSSHSDPDSRSLQVLLDAFGSRFSLDDIAAAYCQASQNVHEAGEILFAMTTKEAPQSDQVKTNGATSKPTHVYVPKKVQTQENDSNAAKVWRPKKSSVSVGTVSSVIGKEYARRSMPESNARQEAVKPMKIDARDIPETEIWSEEELPRSNEANVSRAPTDVEEFIAKMLGEGFQASPEVIQQILGVCGYDVMKSTEKLLDLSDTKKHADVGISNEVTSKVDPQSGEARTLTGSQEGGKNNSGLEKEVLEALFSGVERYEEVPKVTRRFGERRARVAGRLVFEPLEDTFEERVVTMIQSTNTSKEDEDDENEYKAHRKAVHENLQEMKEYYGAAVEAFSKGETERARRLVEKGHFFGQKAREADDKSVAKMLELKEDDGSAYKEDEVVTVNVNEHEPREALRLLKLQLRNFSGIPSIKYLRVKLGDNKEDSKCKRRLTAIAKLLAGDSIAWSEEDNGLVMMIRVDEVIPEKLSFAKK from the exons ATGTCAATGCTTGGAAGCTCTTCCCACAGTGATCCAGATTCGAGAAGCCTGCAAGTGCTTCTCGATGCTTTTGGTTCTCGTTTCTCTCTCGACGACATTGCTGCTGCCTACTGCCAAGCTAGCCAGAACGTCCATGAAGCTGGTGAGATTCTCTTCGCCATGACGACGAAAGAAGCGCCTCAAAGTGACCAAGTGAAAACGAATGGAGCAACCTCAAAGCCAACCCATGTCTATGTTCCCAAGAAAGTTCAAACACAAGAGAATGATAGCAACGCCGCCAAAGTATGGAGGCCGAAGAAAAGTTCTGTATCAGTTGGTACTGTTTCAAGTGTTATTGGAAAGGAGTATGCTAGAAGAAGCATGCCTGAATCAAATGCTCGCCAAGAAGCAGTTAAACCGATGAAGATAGACGCAAGGGATATTCCAGAAACTGAGATATGGAGTGAAGAAGAATTGCCAAGAAGCAATGAGGCAAACGTAAGCAGAGCACCAACTGATGTTGAGGAGTTTATTGCTAAGATGCTCGGAGAAGGCTTTCAAGCTAGCCCTGAGGTTATTCAACAGATTCTTG GCGTATGCGGATATGATGTGATGAAG AGTACGGAGAAACTGCTTGACTTGTCTGATACCAAGAAGCATGCTGATGTTGGAATCTCTAATGAAGTT ACTTCAAAAGTTGATCCTCAGAG TGGTGAAGCAAGAACCCTAACAGGTTCACAGGAAGGAGGCAAGAACAATAGTGGTCTTGAAAAGGAAGTCTTAGAAGCTTTGTTCTCTGGTGTTGAAAGATATGAGGAAGTGCCAAAAGTAACTAGACGATTTGGAGAAAGGAGAGCAAGAGTTGCCGGCCGTCTTGTTTTTGAACCTCTGGAAGACACTTTTGAAGAGAGAGTTGTTACTATGATACAATCAACAAATACATCTAAAGAAG atgaagatgatgaaaatgaataCAAGGCACATCGTAAAGCAGTGCACGAGAATTTGCAGGAGATGAAAGAATACTACGGAGCT GCTGTAGAAGCATTCTCCAAAGGAGAAACCGAGCGAGCACGCAGACTCGTGGAGAAG GGACACTTTTTCGGACAAAAAGCTAGGGAGGCAGATGACAAATCCGTAGCAAAGATGCTTGAACTCAA GGAAGACGATGGTTCGGCTTACAAGGAAGACGAGGTGGTGACAGTAAATGTGAATGAACATGAACCAAGGGAAGCTCTTCGTCTTCTCAAGCTCCAACTTAGGAACTTCTCTGGCATTCCAT CTATTAAGTACCTCAGAGTCAAATTGGGTGACAACAAGGAAGACTCCAAATGCAAACGAAGG CTTACGGCAATTGCCAAGTTGCTGGCGGGAGATTCCATTGCTTGGTCTGAAGAAGATAATGGCCTCGTGATGATGATTCGCGTTGATGAAGTTATCCCTGAGAAGTTGAGTTTTGCCAAGAAATAA
- the LOC106401339 gene encoding glutathione S-transferase T3-like produces MDSYSQSSFLDLLNNQQPNLQPGIQLPASNVCVFGSQWGEGANADGHTIDDRKERRKWTPAEDIVLISAWLNTSKDPVVGNEQKAIAFWKRIAAYFAASPKLAGLQKREPTHCKQRWGKINEGVCKFVGCYEAAMKEKSSGQSQNDVMRMAHEIFYNDYKVKFTMEHAWLELRHDQKWCGASTTKDKVQSKRRKLDDQSAQSSTSVPVSHGDDEVSARPIGVKAAKGKGKRTVEEEGKPVKEFESFWDIRQKDFALRDKVNKQKLLESLIAKTEPLDELEIALKTKLINDMLAN; encoded by the coding sequence ATGGATTCATATAGTCAATCTAGCTTTCTAGACCTTTTAAACAATCAACAACCAAACCTTCAACCTGGTATACAACTCCCTGCCTCGAACGTGTGTGTCTTCGGTTCTCAATGGGGTGAAGGTGCTAATGCTGATGGTCACACTATCGACGACCGTAAGGAGAGAAGGAAATGGACACCAGCAGAAGACATTGTCTTGATAAGTGCTTGGTTAAACACCTCGAAAGACCCTGTTGTGGGGAATGAGCAAAAGGCAATTGCATTTTGGAAACGCATTGCTGCTTATTTTGCAGCATCTCCCAAGCTCGCTGGTTTGCAAAAGAGAGAGCCGACTCACTGCAAACAGAGGTGGGGGAAGATTAACGAGGGTGTCTGCAAGTTTGTAGGGTGCTATGAGGCTGCAATGAAAGAGAAATCAAGTGGGCAGAGTCAAAATGATGTGATGAGAATGGCACATGAGATTTTCTACAATGATTACAAAGTGAAATTCACTATGGAGCATGCATGGTTGGAGCTTCGCCATGATCAAAAATGGTGTGGAGCTTCAACAACTAAGGATAAAGTGCAGTCCAAGAGAAGGAAGCTAGATGACCAATCCGCACAGAGTTCAACCTCTGTTCCAGTAAGCCATGGAGATGATGAAGTTAGTGCTCGGCCTATAGGTGTTAAAGCCGCAAAGGGAAAAGGTAAAAGGACTGTCGAAGAGGAAGGGAAGCCGGTGAAGGAGTTTGAGAGTTTTTGGGACATAAGGCAAAAGGACTTTGCCTTGAGGGATAAGGTTAACAAGCAAAAATTGCTTGAGAGCCTCATTGCCAAGACAGAGCCTCTTGATGAACTTGAAATTGCTTTGAAAACTAAGCTTATTAATGACATGTTGGCTAATTAg
- the LOC106401766 gene encoding stem-specific protein TSJT1-like gives MLAIFQKAFAHPPEELNSPASHSSGKYPKLPGETLSDFLSLHKDTAFSMTFGDSAVLAYSRPITPLRQRLFCGVDGIYCTFLGALTNLCTLNRQYGLAGKNTSEAMFVIEAYRTLRDRGPYPADQVLRGLEGSFAFVVYDTQTSSVFSALSSDGGESLYWGISGDGSVVMSDDVKIIKQGCAKSFAPFPTGCMFHSETGLKSFEHPRNEMKAMPRIDSEGVLCGANFKVDACSKVNGIPRRGSEANWALANSR, from the exons ATGTTGGCAATATTTCAGAAAGCATTTGCTCACCCACCGGAAGAGCTCAACAGCCCGGCGTCTCACTCCTCCGGCAAATACCCAAAACTCCCCGGAGAAACCCTCTCcgactttctctctctccacaAAGACACCGCTTTCTCCATGACCTTCGGCGACTCCGCCGTCTTAGCCTACTCCCGTCCCATCACCCCTCTTCGCCAGAGGCTGTTCTGCGGTGTAGACGGCATCTACTGTACCTTTCTCGGCGCGTTAACCAATCTCTGCACGTTGAACCGCCAGTACGGACTCGCGGGGAAGAACACGAGCGAAGCCATGTTCGTGATCGAAGCTTACCGAACACTGCGTGACCGCGGTCCTTACCCTGCTGATCAAGTCCTCAGGGGGTTAGAAGGAAGCTTCGCCTTCGTTGTCTACGATACTCAGACCTCCTCAGTTTTCTCGGCTCTGAGCTCTGATGGAGGAGAGAGTCTTTACTGGGGGATCTCTGGCGATGGATCTGTTGTTATGTCTGATGATGTGAAGATTATAAAGCAAGGATGTGCTAAATCGTTTGCTCCTTTCCCTACTG GGTGTATGTTTCACAGTGAGACGGGGCTTAAGAGCTTTGAACATCCGAGGAACGAGATGAAGGCGATGCCGAGGATTGATAGTGAAGGTGTGTTATGTGGAGCTAATTTCAAAGTGGATGCTTGTTCTAAGGTTAATGGCATTCCTAGGAGAGGAAGTGAAGCTAACTGGGCTCTTGCTAATTCTcgttaa
- the LOC106401143 gene encoding putative nuclear RNA export factor SDE5 isoform X1, with protein MSMLGSSSHSDPDSRSLQVLLDAFGSRFSLDDIAAAYCQASQNVHEAGEILFAMTTKEAPQSDQVKTNGATSKPTHVYVPKKVQTQENDSNAAKVWRPKKSSVSVGTVSSVIGKEYARRSMPESNARQEAVKPMKIDARDIPETEIWSEEELPRSNEANVSRAPTDVEEFIAKMLGEGFQASPEVIQQILGVCGYDVMKSTEKLLDLSDTKKHADVGISNEVTSKVDPQSSGEARTLTGSQEGGKNNSGLEKEVLEALFSGVERYEEVPKVTRRFGERRARVAGRLVFEPLEDTFEERVVTMIQSTNTSKEDEDDENEYKAHRKAVHENLQEMKEYYGAAVEAFSKGETERARRLVEKGHFFGQKAREADDKSVAKMLELKEDDGSAYKEDEVVTVNVNEHEPREALRLLKLQLRNFSGIPSIKYLRVKLGDNKEDSKCKRRLTAIAKLLAGDSIAWSEEDNGLVMMIRVDEVIPEKLSFAKK; from the exons ATGTCAATGCTTGGAAGCTCTTCCCACAGTGATCCAGATTCGAGAAGCCTGCAAGTGCTTCTCGATGCTTTTGGTTCTCGTTTCTCTCTCGACGACATTGCTGCTGCCTACTGCCAAGCTAGCCAGAACGTCCATGAAGCTGGTGAGATTCTCTTCGCCATGACGACGAAAGAAGCGCCTCAAAGTGACCAAGTGAAAACGAATGGAGCAACCTCAAAGCCAACCCATGTCTATGTTCCCAAGAAAGTTCAAACACAAGAGAATGATAGCAACGCCGCCAAAGTATGGAGGCCGAAGAAAAGTTCTGTATCAGTTGGTACTGTTTCAAGTGTTATTGGAAAGGAGTATGCTAGAAGAAGCATGCCTGAATCAAATGCTCGCCAAGAAGCAGTTAAACCGATGAAGATAGACGCAAGGGATATTCCAGAAACTGAGATATGGAGTGAAGAAGAATTGCCAAGAAGCAATGAGGCAAACGTAAGCAGAGCACCAACTGATGTTGAGGAGTTTATTGCTAAGATGCTCGGAGAAGGCTTTCAAGCTAGCCCTGAGGTTATTCAACAGATTCTTG GCGTATGCGGATATGATGTGATGAAG AGTACGGAGAAACTGCTTGACTTGTCTGATACCAAGAAGCATGCTGATGTTGGAATCTCTAATGAAGTT ACTTCAAAAGTTGATCCTCAGAG CAGTGGTGAAGCAAGAACCCTAACAGGTTCACAGGAAGGAGGCAAGAACAATAGTGGTCTTGAAAAGGAAGTCTTAGAAGCTTTGTTCTCTGGTGTTGAAAGATATGAGGAAGTGCCAAAAGTAACTAGACGATTTGGAGAAAGGAGAGCAAGAGTTGCCGGCCGTCTTGTTTTTGAACCTCTGGAAGACACTTTTGAAGAGAGAGTTGTTACTATGATACAATCAACAAATACATCTAAAGAAG atgaagatgatgaaaatgaataCAAGGCACATCGTAAAGCAGTGCACGAGAATTTGCAGGAGATGAAAGAATACTACGGAGCT GCTGTAGAAGCATTCTCCAAAGGAGAAACCGAGCGAGCACGCAGACTCGTGGAGAAG GGACACTTTTTCGGACAAAAAGCTAGGGAGGCAGATGACAAATCCGTAGCAAAGATGCTTGAACTCAA GGAAGACGATGGTTCGGCTTACAAGGAAGACGAGGTGGTGACAGTAAATGTGAATGAACATGAACCAAGGGAAGCTCTTCGTCTTCTCAAGCTCCAACTTAGGAACTTCTCTGGCATTCCAT CTATTAAGTACCTCAGAGTCAAATTGGGTGACAACAAGGAAGACTCCAAATGCAAACGAAGG CTTACGGCAATTGCCAAGTTGCTGGCGGGAGATTCCATTGCTTGGTCTGAAGAAGATAATGGCCTCGTGATGATGATTCGCGTTGATGAAGTTATCCCTGAGAAGTTGAGTTTTGCCAAGAAATAA